A stretch of DNA from Spirosoma endbachense:
GTCGCCTATTCACCAGTTCTGATTAAGATGATGGGCAGAACTAAAGCTTTAGAATGGTCCAGGCCTGGACCTGACAACACCCGTGATCACTAGCTTGCAAAGCCGACTGCCCTAATCCGGGTCTGGTTTCCCAGGTCGGCTTATCGTCCATTCCTAAGGGATGGACCGGGACAAGTATCCAGGGGTTGATTGATCCCTATAGCCCAAGTCCGTTAACCCGCAAGGTAGTGCTGGTATCCAATGCGACCGATGCGCACCTGGTTTCCAGTGACATTACCCGTGCCGGTCGATTCTCAGTATCAGAACGCCACAATTACCAAACTCTTTACTGCCAACGCCCTGCAGAACAATTGACTCAATTTATACTATGAATTCATTCCGTCGTTCACCCAATCCGACTGCCAACATGCCCAATCGATCCTTCCTCAATGTAGAACCGTTCGTATATACACACGAGGGTCCCGAAGGCATTGAAGGTAAGCTTCGAATTTTACCAGTAAATCATAGCCGTGCCTTACGAACCGGACTCGACCTATTGACTCAGCGACCGCTTGCCCTGTTAGGCATTAGTCCCGGTAATGGCTTCTTTAACCAAAAGCGAATCGAAATCGGCATTTGTGGCATGGCTCACCTATTTGGGGAAGTCACTATTGTGATTCCAGACTCAATTGCCACGCATACCTTTAGGGCACTGGGATACGGTGAGGAGAAAGTTCGAGCTAAAGCAAGGACGGAAGGCCAGAAGATTAGGAATCGATGCCTACGCGCTGTTGAACGCGCTCAGCTGTTAAATCCGTCGGCCAGGCTGCGAATTCTTGACTGGGAAAGTGACATTGCTTCACTACCAGGCTATTGGAATGCCTACGCCCAGGTTTGTAAGCTCTTTGATACCAATAATCAATTCCAGCAAGATGTACTCGACAAGGGTTTCTCCTTGCTCCGGGGGAAACTTAGTGCAGACGCTATCACACCCGCTACGGTTCGCGAATGCGTCGAGTATCTCCTGAAAGAGTTTGCCTACTTCAAGCTTTGTCGTGTGGCCTGCGGTCGTGATCTGATTATGCCCTATCATCAAGACGCTGCTTTAGCCCATGGTTTTTGTGATGGTCGCTATCAGGAGCCACTGCCGGGTGTGGGTTGGCTGATTTATGACATCGAACTCTTCGGCGAATCGGAGTAACTGGGTTTGCTGCAACCGAGCCAATGGTTAGTCACGCTTGAGTAGCCATTCAGGCAATCCTGTTGTACTTACACAATTAATTCAATCCAGGTACCTTATCGAATTTTGAGTTTTATTCAAACTAATCTTATATGCAAACCGAACTAACCAAGGAGTACGAAAACTGGGATTTCAGCGCCCGCCAACAAAGCCAGTTGAATTGGTACGCTGAAACGGATGCCCCTACTGGTATTCCAGTCATTGACCTGGCCATCCTGCGCGGTGCCGCTGGGTCGGCCCAACGGCAACAAGCTTTAGACGCCTTGCGCGGAGCCATCACAGAATCCGGCTTTTTTTATGTGAAAAATTTTGGTATTTCTGAAGATGAGATTGAGGTTATTTCAAACGCCACTCGTAGTTTCTTTGGCCAACCCGAGGAGTACAAGCAAGCCTTCAATCGGTATAAGCAAATCCGGGGCTATACCGGCTACCGATTTGAGAGCACTGCCAGATTATTCGGCACCGGCCAGGGAAAAGACCTGTGTATGAAATATACGATGGGTCCCGAATTGTCGCCCGAAGAAGTGTTAGAGCGCATAACGTCGGAGGAGGATATTGCCTCAAACGCCTACTCACCTAATATCTTCCCCGACGCCGAATTTAGAAGGATCT
This window harbors:
- a CDS encoding tRNA-dependent cyclodipeptide synthase, with product MNSFRRSPNPTANMPNRSFLNVEPFVYTHEGPEGIEGKLRILPVNHSRALRTGLDLLTQRPLALLGISPGNGFFNQKRIEIGICGMAHLFGEVTIVIPDSIATHTFRALGYGEEKVRAKARTEGQKIRNRCLRAVERAQLLNPSARLRILDWESDIASLPGYWNAYAQVCKLFDTNNQFQQDVLDKGFSLLRGKLSADAITPATVRECVEYLLKEFAYFKLCRVACGRDLIMPYHQDAALAHGFCDGRYQEPLPGVGWLIYDIELFGESE